One window of Nocardioides dongkuii genomic DNA carries:
- a CDS encoding ABC transporter permease produces MTSLRIFFIGGLMSYRAMFGWLTPGILIPSLLISPICQILLFAFIGRNAGVGDDEFYVIGNALNYAAIPCLFAMSVTIGGEREASTLGIVLTTPARRLPLFLGRAVPVVANGWCVAMVGVLAGVLLLDVHIPAGAWPAILLVVVATSISCTGLGLAMGAVTLRVREGATFGNVLFCVLLVFCGVNVAQDDLPRWMASVGDWLPLTHGIQAARRLADGADLGSVGGLVAAELGVGVLYAVLGLLLLRYLEQQSRRLDTLDRI; encoded by the coding sequence ATGACGTCGCTGCGGATCTTCTTCATCGGCGGGCTGATGAGCTACCGGGCGATGTTCGGCTGGCTCACCCCGGGGATCCTGATCCCGTCGCTGCTGATCTCCCCGATCTGCCAGATCCTGCTGTTCGCCTTCATCGGCCGCAACGCCGGCGTCGGGGACGACGAGTTCTACGTGATCGGCAACGCGCTGAACTACGCGGCCATCCCGTGCCTGTTCGCGATGAGCGTGACCATCGGGGGCGAGCGGGAGGCCAGCACGCTCGGCATCGTGCTCACCACCCCGGCCCGCCGGCTGCCGCTCTTCCTGGGGCGGGCGGTCCCCGTGGTCGCCAACGGGTGGTGCGTCGCGATGGTCGGCGTGCTCGCCGGCGTGCTGCTGCTCGACGTGCACATCCCGGCCGGTGCCTGGCCCGCGATCCTGCTCGTCGTGGTGGCCACGTCGATCTCGTGCACGGGGCTGGGCCTGGCGATGGGCGCGGTGACCCTGCGGGTGCGCGAGGGCGCGACGTTCGGCAACGTGCTCTTCTGCGTCCTGCTGGTCTTCTGCGGCGTCAACGTCGCCCAGGACGACCTGCCGCGCTGGATGGCGTCGGTGGGGGACTGGCTGCCGCTGACCCACGGCATCCAGGCGGCGCGCCGGCTCGCCGACGGCGCCGACCTCGGCTCGGTCGGCGGCCTGGTGGCCGCCGAGCTCGGCGTCGGGGTGCTGTACGCCGTGCTCGGGCTGCTGCTGCTGCGCTACCTGGAGCAGCAGAGCCGCCGGCTGGACACCCTGGATCGCATCTGA
- a CDS encoding 50S ribosomal protein L25/general stress protein Ctc gives MSEKITAEPRTEFGKGAARRIRRENKVPAVIYGHGNDTVHVTLPGHATMMALKHLGANALLELDIDGTVQLALTKQVQVDPIRRVLEHIDFVAVIKGEKVTVDVPVHVVGDAARETLVVTENTTVQLESEATHIPEFIEVSIEGAPAGTQILASDLKLPSGSTLLVDPDTLVVNVTEQVSAEALEAELEEAEAEAGIEREESDEAIEAAEASDSSAEGEAATEE, from the coding sequence ATGTCCGAGAAGATCACCGCCGAGCCCCGCACCGAGTTCGGCAAGGGCGCGGCCCGCCGCATCCGCCGCGAGAACAAGGTCCCGGCCGTCATCTACGGCCACGGCAACGACACCGTCCACGTCACCCTCCCGGGCCACGCGACGATGATGGCGCTCAAGCACCTCGGCGCCAACGCGCTCCTCGAGCTCGACATCGACGGCACCGTCCAGCTCGCGCTGACCAAGCAGGTCCAGGTCGACCCGATCCGCCGCGTGCTCGAGCACATCGACTTCGTCGCGGTCATCAAGGGCGAGAAGGTCACCGTCGACGTCCCCGTGCACGTCGTCGGCGACGCCGCCCGCGAGACCCTGGTGGTCACCGAGAACACCACGGTGCAGCTGGAGTCCGAGGCGACCCACATCCCCGAGTTCATCGAGGTCTCCATCGAGGGCGCCCCGGCCGGCACGCAGATCCTGGCCTCCGACCTCAAGCTGCCCTCCGGCTCGACGCTCCTGGTCGACCCCGACACCCTCGTCGTCAACGTCACCGAGCAGGTCAGCGCCGAGGCGCTGGAGGCCGAGCTCGAGGAGGCCGAGGCCGAGGCCGGCATCGAGCGCGAGGAGTCCGACGAGGCGATCGAGGCCGCCGAGGCGTCCGACTCGTCCGCCGAGGGTGAGGCCGCCACCGAGGAGTGA